One Mangrovimonas cancribranchiae DNA segment encodes these proteins:
- a CDS encoding RluA family pseudouridine synthase: MIQENQDDIEKSEDDLYEHYSFTAEKGQQPLRIDKYLMNFIENATRNKIQAAAKSGNIHVNGTPVKQNYKVKPFDKIQVLFEHPPFEYLLTPENIPLDIVYEDEELLVVNKPAGMVVHPGHGNYSGTLINALIYHFENLPNNSSNRPGLVHRIDKDTSGLLVVAKTETAMAHLTKQFFNKTSEREYIAIVWGNVEEDQGTIEGNIGRHPKNRLQNTVFLGDQAEKGKPAVTHYKVIERLGYVTLVSCKLETGRTHQIRVHMKHIGHTLFNDERYGGEKILKGTTFSKYKQFVENCFKVLPRQALHAKTLGFEHPKTGKWMSFTSELPEDMTLCIEKWRNYAKHIDS, translated from the coding sequence ATGATTCAAGAAAACCAAGACGATATAGAGAAAAGTGAGGACGATCTTTATGAGCATTATTCCTTTACAGCCGAGAAAGGGCAACAGCCACTTCGCATAGATAAATACTTAATGAATTTTATTGAAAATGCTACCCGAAATAAAATTCAAGCAGCGGCCAAGAGTGGTAACATACATGTGAATGGTACTCCTGTAAAGCAAAACTATAAAGTAAAACCTTTTGATAAAATTCAGGTGCTTTTCGAGCACCCACCATTTGAGTATTTACTTACCCCAGAAAATATTCCGTTAGATATTGTTTACGAAGATGAGGAGCTTTTAGTTGTAAACAAACCTGCAGGAATGGTTGTGCATCCTGGACATGGTAATTATTCGGGAACATTAATAAATGCGTTAATTTATCATTTTGAAAACCTACCAAACAACTCAAGTAATAGACCTGGGTTGGTGCATCGTATAGACAAAGATACAAGCGGTCTTTTGGTTGTAGCAAAAACCGAAACAGCTATGGCGCATTTAACCAAACAGTTTTTTAATAAAACTAGTGAACGCGAGTATATTGCTATAGTGTGGGGAAATGTTGAAGAAGATCAAGGCACTATTGAAGGCAACATAGGACGTCATCCTAAAAACCGATTACAAAATACCGTTTTCTTAGGCGATCAAGCAGAGAAGGGAAAACCAGCCGTAACGCATTACAAAGTTATAGAGCGTTTAGGTTATGTAACCTTAGTATCCTGTAAGTTAGAAACAGGAAGAACACACCAAATACGTGTTCATATGAAACACATTGGCCATACTTTATTTAATGACGAACGTTATGGCGGTGAAAAAATATTAAAAGGAACCACATTTAGTAAATACAAGCAATTTGTAGAAAACTGCTTTAAAGTCTTACCACGACAAGCGCTCCATGCCAAAACCTTAGGTTTCGAGCACCCTAAAACAGGTAAGTGGATGAGCTTTACGTCAGAGTTGCCAGAAGACATGACCCTTTGCATTGAAAAATGGCGTAACTATGCCAAACATATTGATAGTTAA
- a CDS encoding PASTA domain-containing protein, translated as MSLIKFVTSKTFLKQVILAIIGVFVLCFLLLKWLNVSTNHNEFETVPNLTGKSVEVAKIELNNNHLAMEIQDSSNFNPDYPKFAVIDQDPKAGKKVKENRKIYLTLNPSGYRKVNVPDLVGKTFRQAKPTLEALGFRVGETSYVDYLGKDEVVKVTFEGSEIKIGDKLPKTSKIDLVLGNGNRPE; from the coding sequence CAAGTTATACTTGCTATTATAGGGGTGTTTGTATTATGTTTTTTACTACTAAAATGGCTGAATGTTTCTACTAATCATAACGAGTTCGAAACGGTGCCAAATTTAACAGGGAAGTCTGTAGAAGTAGCAAAAATAGAGTTAAATAATAACCACTTGGCAATGGAAATACAAGACTCTTCTAACTTTAATCCCGACTATCCAAAATTTGCTGTAATAGATCAAGACCCTAAAGCAGGCAAAAAAGTAAAAGAAAACCGAAAGATATATTTAACCTTAAACCCTTCTGGTTACCGTAAAGTAAACGTCCCAGATTTAGTTGGTAAAACATTTAGGCAAGCCAAACCCACATTAGAAGCTTTAGGGTTTAGAGTCGGAGAAACCTCTTATGTAGATTACTTAGGTAAAGATGAGGTGGTAAAAGTAACGTTTGAAGGTTCGGAAATTAAAATAGGCGATAAGCTGCCAAAAACATCAAAAATAGACTTGGTTTTAGGTAATGGAAACCGACCAGAATAA